The Ornithinimicrobium faecis genome includes a window with the following:
- a CDS encoding DsbA family oxidoreductase encodes MSAPLKVDIWSDIACPWCYIGKRKFERAVDQFSAEGREVEVEYHSFELSPDTPVDFEGSTTEFLSERKGMPVDQVEGMLAQVTSIASSVGLDYDFDKVVHTNTLRAHQVLHLAKAKGLQAQLKERLLKAYFEQGRHIGRAEDLADLAAEVGLDRAEVLAALESEEFLADVRADMNQARAYGISGVPFFVIDQKYGVSGAQESDAFVQALTQAWDERASA; translated from the coding sequence ATGAGTGCTCCGCTGAAGGTTGACATCTGGTCCGACATCGCCTGCCCGTGGTGTTACATCGGCAAGCGCAAGTTTGAGCGTGCCGTTGACCAGTTCTCCGCCGAGGGGCGTGAGGTCGAGGTCGAGTACCACTCCTTCGAGCTCAGCCCCGACACCCCGGTCGACTTCGAGGGCAGCACCACCGAGTTCCTCTCGGAGCGCAAGGGGATGCCGGTCGATCAGGTCGAGGGGATGCTCGCTCAGGTGACATCGATCGCCAGCTCGGTCGGCCTCGACTACGACTTCGACAAGGTCGTCCACACCAACACGCTGCGGGCCCACCAGGTGTTGCACCTCGCCAAGGCCAAGGGGCTGCAGGCGCAGCTCAAGGAGCGCCTCCTGAAGGCCTATTTCGAGCAGGGGCGGCACATCGGCCGCGCCGAGGACCTCGCGGACCTGGCGGCCGAGGTCGGTCTCGACCGGGCCGAGGTCCTGGCCGCCCTGGAGTCGGAGGAGTTTCTCGCCGATGTCCGCGCCGACATGAACCAGGCCCGCGCCTACGGCATCAGCGGCGTGCCCTTCTTTGTGATCGACCAGAAGTATGGCGTCTCCGGCGCCCAGGAGAGCGACGCGTTCGTGCAGGCGCTCACCCAGGCCTGGGACGAGAGGGCCAGCGCATGA
- a CDS encoding LacI family DNA-binding transcriptional regulator, whose protein sequence is MVADEEVPQRTTIYDVARAAGVSASTVSRAFARPGRVSSTTAARIHEIATDLGYRRDTVFRPVSPSRTRVIGLAVSDITNPFYFGIIRGAERAAATADFTLMVGDAHESAEAERRMLNRHLPLVDGMVITSSRLSDQELRSLARRVPVVVLNRKVTGLPCVVPDNARGIRRAVEHLGALGHSRIGYLAGPEASWADGMRWRAVRESTLELGLEDVRIGPIHPTVAGGRGAARRVMEQQLSAVICYNDLLAVGVLRGIADLGARVPEDVSVIGFDNTQAAELVGLTTIASPSVLLGETAVLYMVGLVKGTTQSRDALSVLPVRLVTRQSTAPRR, encoded by the coding sequence GTGGTGGCGGACGAGGAGGTGCCGCAGCGGACGACGATCTATGACGTCGCCCGCGCGGCTGGTGTGAGTGCCTCCACCGTGTCCCGCGCCTTCGCCCGACCGGGGCGGGTGAGCAGCACGACGGCTGCTCGGATCCACGAGATCGCCACCGACCTCGGCTATCGGCGCGACACCGTCTTTCGCCCGGTCTCCCCGAGCCGGACCCGGGTCATCGGCCTGGCGGTCAGTGACATCACCAACCCGTTCTACTTCGGCATCATCCGCGGCGCCGAGCGAGCCGCCGCCACCGCCGACTTCACCCTCATGGTGGGCGACGCGCACGAGTCGGCCGAGGCCGAGCGGCGGATGCTCAACCGGCACCTGCCCCTGGTCGACGGCATGGTCATCACCTCGAGCCGGCTGTCCGACCAGGAGCTGCGCAGCCTGGCCCGCCGTGTCCCGGTCGTGGTGCTCAACCGCAAGGTCACCGGTCTGCCCTGCGTCGTGCCGGACAACGCCCGCGGCATCCGGCGTGCCGTCGAGCACCTGGGGGCGCTCGGCCACTCCCGCATCGGCTATCTCGCCGGGCCGGAGGCGTCCTGGGCCGACGGGATGCGGTGGCGTGCTGTGCGTGAGTCGACCCTGGAGCTGGGGCTGGAGGACGTGCGGATCGGGCCCATCCACCCGACGGTCGCCGGCGGGCGGGGGGCAGCGCGCCGGGTCATGGAGCAGCAGCTCTCGGCGGTGATCTGCTACAACGACCTGCTGGCCGTCGGTGTGCTGCGCGGCATCGCAGACCTGGGGGCCCGCGTGCCGGAGGACGTGAGCGTCATCGGCTTCGACAACACCCAGGCCGCCGAGCTGGTCGGGTTGACCACGATCGCCTCGCCCTCGGTCCTGCTCGGGGAGACGGCGGTGCTCTACATGGTCGGGCTGGTCAAGGGCACGACCCAGAGTCGGGACGCCCTGTCCGTCCTGCCCGTGCGCCTGGTCACCCGCCAGTCCACCGCCCCGCGCCGCTAG
- the uxaC gene encoding glucuronate isomerase, giving the protein MSLELHPDRLFPADPTVRDIARELYDSVSTLPIISPHGHVPPQWIADDVAFEDPTSLLITPDHYITRLLHASGVDLADLGVRTHLDADAARRAFRLLCEHWPVFRGTPMRYWFESQLVEVFGAYLEPSATSADALYDRISSWIEAPTSRPRALMQQFGIEFLATTDDPCDDLAHHARIAGDESFTPRVVPTFRPDVYLEPARSTWVPAVDRLAEVSGIDTGDYAGWVAAMEDRRAYFREHGAVSTDHSHRDLGTQRLPAAEAETLYAEARAGRISVTDGDRLRRHMVDEMARMATEDGLTMTLHPAVHRNHHGPTLERFGADVGADIPIGVEVTQALAPLLGRYGTHPNLTLVVFTIDETVYSRELAPLAGFYPALRIGVPWWFIDAPDAIRRFRAAVSETAGFTRTSGFIDDTRAFLSIPARHDMSRRLDCAHLAELVAQHRLGLDEAAETARYLVVDQPRQVFGI; this is encoded by the coding sequence ATGTCGTTGGAGCTGCACCCCGACCGGCTGTTCCCCGCGGACCCCACGGTCCGGGACATCGCGCGCGAACTGTATGACTCGGTCTCCACCCTGCCGATCATCTCCCCGCACGGCCACGTCCCGCCGCAGTGGATCGCCGACGACGTCGCGTTCGAGGACCCGACCTCGCTGCTGATCACGCCCGACCACTACATCACCCGGCTGCTGCACGCCAGCGGTGTCGACCTGGCCGACCTGGGGGTGAGGACACACCTCGATGCCGACGCTGCCCGCCGGGCGTTCCGGCTGCTCTGTGAGCACTGGCCGGTCTTCCGTGGCACCCCGATGCGCTATTGGTTCGAGTCCCAGCTGGTGGAGGTCTTCGGGGCCTACCTCGAGCCCAGTGCCACCTCGGCCGACGCGCTCTATGACCGGATCAGCAGCTGGATCGAGGCACCCACCTCACGGCCGCGGGCCCTGATGCAGCAGTTTGGCATCGAGTTCCTGGCCACGACCGACGACCCGTGCGACGACCTGGCCCACCACGCCAGGATCGCCGGTGACGAGAGTTTCACCCCGCGGGTGGTGCCGACCTTCCGCCCGGACGTCTATCTGGAGCCGGCCCGGAGCACCTGGGTCCCGGCGGTCGACCGGCTCGCCGAGGTCAGCGGGATCGACACCGGCGACTATGCCGGCTGGGTCGCCGCGATGGAGGACCGTCGCGCCTATTTCCGCGAGCACGGCGCGGTCTCCACCGACCACTCACACCGCGACCTGGGCACCCAGCGGCTGCCGGCGGCCGAGGCCGAGACGCTGTATGCCGAGGCGCGGGCCGGGCGGATCAGCGTCACCGATGGTGACCGGTTGCGCCGGCACATGGTGGACGAGATGGCCCGGATGGCCACCGAGGACGGCCTGACGATGACCCTGCACCCAGCGGTGCACCGCAACCACCACGGCCCGACGCTGGAGCGGTTCGGTGCCGATGTCGGTGCCGACATCCCGATCGGCGTCGAGGTCACGCAGGCCCTGGCGCCACTGCTGGGGCGCTATGGCACCCACCCGAACCTCACGCTGGTGGTCTTCACGATCGACGAGACCGTCTACAGCCGCGAGCTCGCACCGCTGGCTGGGTTCTATCCGGCGCTGCGGATCGGTGTGCCGTGGTGGTTCATCGACGCCCCCGACGCGATCCGGCGGTTCCGCGCGGCGGTGTCCGAGACCGCTGGCTTCACCCGCACCTCGGGCTTCATCGACGACACCCGGGCCTTCCTGTCCATCCCCGCCCGCCACGACATGTCACGGCGGCTGGACTGTGCCCACCTGGCCGAGCTGGTCGCCCAGCACCGCCTGGGCCTCGACGAGGCCGCCGAGACCGCGCGCTACCTGGTGGTTGACCAGCCGCGCCAGGTCTTCGGGATCTGA
- a CDS encoding WhiB family transcriptional regulator, with the protein MHEPSPIHPVGTEWDWQHEGLCRTRSPELFFHPDGERGSVKRAREARAKKLCAACPVIEQCREHALSVPEPYGVWGGLTEEERVEILSVDERRIS; encoded by the coding sequence ATGCACGAACCCTCCCCGATCCACCCCGTGGGCACCGAGTGGGACTGGCAGCACGAAGGGCTGTGCCGCACGCGCAGCCCAGAGCTCTTCTTCCACCCCGACGGTGAGCGCGGATCAGTCAAACGAGCCCGCGAGGCCCGCGCCAAGAAGCTGTGCGCGGCCTGCCCGGTCATCGAGCAGTGCCGCGAGCACGCCCTCAGCGTCCCCGAGCCCTACGGCGTCTGGGGCGGACTCACCGAGGAAGAGCGCGTGGAGATCCTGTCTGTCGATGAGCGGAGGATCTCTTGA
- a CDS encoding GAF and ANTAR domain-containing protein gives MNQDERAALYADLSRDLLAQKDEPLTLQRIVELAVQAVPGCDWAGVSLRGDRSVAEAAASTGPVVHQADRLQQELDEGPCHQSSLDNETYIISDTRSDRRWPRWSPRVAELGIRSVLSVQLLDSEDELLGALNLYASQVGAFSRNDLDEALVFAAHAGGAIGVSREVSGLREALRSRHLIGVAQGMLVQRYDLTVDQAFAVLARQSQESNTKLRDVAAHIVEGGRLMGHPEDLVPDGDVPLVSETG, from the coding sequence ATGAATCAGGATGAGCGCGCCGCACTCTATGCAGACCTGAGTCGTGATCTCCTCGCCCAGAAGGACGAGCCGCTGACGCTGCAGCGCATCGTCGAGCTCGCGGTGCAGGCCGTGCCCGGCTGCGACTGGGCAGGGGTCTCGCTGCGCGGTGACCGGTCCGTTGCCGAGGCTGCCGCGTCCACGGGGCCGGTCGTGCACCAGGCCGATCGGCTCCAGCAGGAGCTCGACGAGGGCCCCTGCCATCAGAGCTCACTCGACAACGAGACCTACATCATCTCCGACACCCGGAGTGACCGCCGGTGGCCGCGGTGGTCCCCCCGCGTCGCCGAGCTCGGCATCCGCTCGGTCCTGAGCGTGCAGCTGCTGGACTCCGAGGACGAGCTGTTGGGGGCGCTCAACCTCTATGCCAGCCAGGTCGGTGCCTTCTCCCGCAACGACCTCGATGAGGCGCTCGTCTTCGCCGCCCACGCCGGCGGCGCGATCGGGGTCTCTCGTGAGGTCAGCGGACTGCGCGAGGCCCTGCGCTCGCGCCACCTCATCGGGGTGGCCCAGGGGATGCTGGTCCAGCGCTATGACCTGACGGTGGACCAGGCGTTTGCGGTGCTGGCGCGCCAGTCGCAGGAGAGCAACACCAAGCTGCGGGACGTGGCCGCCCACATCGTCGAGGGCGGGCGGCTGATGGGTCACCCGGAGGACCTGGTCCCCGACGGCGACGTGCCCCTGGTGTCCGAGACCGGCTGA
- a CDS encoding amidohydrolase: MSTLPQDLTQQLHDLYRHLHAHPELSMQESVTATLIEERMGVLGWRTLRCGGTGVVAILENGAGPVVGFRADTDALPVAEETGLPYASTARGTLPDGTDVPVMHACGHDTHITAAIGAATLLTERREDWSGTVVLVFQPGEETAAGAVAMLADGLWDKAPRPEVMFAQHVSNGLAGTIRLSSGPAMAMADSLEVTVHGTGGHASRPADTVDPVLLAAHMVVRLQGIVSREVSAQEAAVVSVATFHAGLKENIIPSQAVFTVNIRSLEQSVRERLLAAVRRVLSAEAAASGAPEPDVRELYTFPLLANDPAETARVTTVLANTLGADLVAPRPAQMGSEDFGALPDALGIPGVYWFFGGLAQEVIDAPEPTPSNHSPHFAPVLEPTLSTATTAAYAVIRSHLA; encoded by the coding sequence GTGAGCACCCTCCCCCAGGACCTGACCCAGCAGCTGCACGACCTCTATCGTCACCTGCACGCCCATCCTGAGCTGTCCATGCAGGAGAGCGTCACCGCGACGCTGATCGAGGAGCGGATGGGGGTCCTGGGATGGCGCACCCTCAGGTGTGGCGGCACGGGTGTCGTCGCGATCCTGGAGAACGGCGCTGGCCCGGTGGTCGGGTTCCGCGCCGACACCGACGCGCTGCCGGTCGCCGAGGAGACCGGCCTGCCCTATGCCTCGACCGCGCGCGGCACGCTGCCCGACGGCACCGACGTGCCCGTGATGCACGCGTGCGGTCACGACACCCACATCACGGCGGCGATCGGGGCCGCGACCCTGCTCACCGAGCGTCGCGAGGACTGGTCGGGCACGGTCGTCCTGGTCTTCCAGCCAGGCGAGGAGACCGCGGCCGGGGCCGTCGCGATGTTGGCGGATGGCCTGTGGGACAAGGCTCCTCGCCCCGAGGTGATGTTTGCCCAGCACGTCTCGAACGGGCTGGCCGGGACGATCCGCCTGAGCAGCGGGCCCGCGATGGCGATGGCCGACTCGCTGGAGGTGACGGTCCACGGCACAGGTGGCCACGCGTCACGGCCTGCTGACACGGTCGACCCGGTGCTGCTGGCCGCGCACATGGTGGTGCGCCTGCAGGGGATCGTTTCCCGCGAGGTGTCCGCCCAGGAGGCTGCGGTGGTGTCGGTCGCGACCTTCCACGCCGGACTGAAGGAAAACATCATCCCGAGCCAGGCGGTGTTCACGGTCAACATCCGCTCGCTCGAGCAGTCGGTGCGGGAGCGGTTGCTCGCGGCAGTCCGCCGGGTGCTCTCCGCCGAGGCCGCGGCGTCCGGGGCGCCCGAGCCGGACGTGCGTGAGCTCTATACCTTCCCGCTGCTGGCCAACGACCCCGCGGAGACCGCGCGGGTGACCACGGTCCTGGCCAACACTCTGGGTGCCGACCTGGTGGCGCCCCGGCCGGCCCAGATGGGCAGCGAGGACTTCGGTGCGCTGCCGGACGCGCTCGGGATCCCCGGCGTCTACTGGTTCTTCGGCGGCCTCGCGCAGGAGGTCATCGACGCTCCCGAGCCGACGCCCTCCAACCACTCCCCACACTTTGCCCCGGTGCTTGAGCCGACGCTGAGCACGGCGACGACCGCTGCCTACGCCGTGATCCGCAGCCACCTCGCCTGA
- a CDS encoding YchJ family protein, protein MSNPTGRESLTCPCGTGQPYAECCGPYVRDGLPAPTAEALMRSRYSAYALGVDDHIFRTWHPRTRPADTQPEPSIRWTGLTVREVTAGGEDDEEGFVTYRAAWSTPAPDNQRGELGERSHFVRRAGRWVYLGPITE, encoded by the coding sequence GTGAGCAATCCGACCGGGCGAGAGAGCCTCACCTGCCCCTGCGGGACCGGTCAGCCGTATGCCGAGTGTTGCGGACCGTATGTGCGTGACGGTCTCCCGGCGCCCACCGCCGAGGCCCTGATGCGCTCGCGCTACAGCGCCTATGCGCTCGGCGTCGACGACCACATCTTCCGCACCTGGCACCCCCGGACCCGCCCGGCCGACACCCAGCCGGAGCCCTCGATCCGCTGGACCGGGCTGACGGTCCGGGAGGTCACGGCCGGCGGCGAGGATGACGAGGAGGGCTTCGTGACCTACCGCGCCGCCTGGTCGACGCCCGCACCGGACAACCAGCGTGGTGAGCTCGGCGAGCGCAGCCACTTCGTGCGCAGGGCCGGTCGCTGGGTCTACCTCGGTCCCATCACAGAGTAG
- a CDS encoding sensor domain-containing protein, which yields MTQQTFTRDRQPTGLPATMPVGSATGSATGPSTGDSTGAGHRDRRVARLSWRSVGPDLAYLTSGFFLSLFSFVLLLTLFVLGVSTAVLWIGLPILGFALLTASWFARENRELLRRWGDPVAEPVHRWSSRRRVLSMLLDAQAWRELLHGTLITLPLRIFTFVVPVSWLAAGLGGVTWFIWGVFLPRDDYNGVAWLLVHGAGLDLGSNRYLAEAGTMFVSGVILLLLAPVVTRLCALADASVARILIGGHWSAAGDGSDR from the coding sequence ATGACACAGCAGACCTTCACCCGAGACCGGCAACCCACCGGCCTGCCCGCCACCATGCCCGTCGGGTCCGCCACCGGGTCCGCCACTGGGCCCTCCACCGGGGACTCCACCGGGGCCGGGCACCGCGATCGCCGGGTCGCTCGCCTGTCCTGGCGGTCGGTGGGGCCGGACCTGGCCTACCTGACCTCGGGATTCTTCCTGAGCCTGTTCAGTTTTGTGCTGCTCCTGACGCTGTTCGTCCTCGGTGTGTCCACCGCTGTGCTGTGGATCGGGCTGCCGATCCTCGGGTTCGCGCTGCTCACCGCGAGCTGGTTTGCGCGGGAGAACCGCGAGCTGCTGCGCCGCTGGGGCGACCCGGTGGCCGAGCCGGTCCACCGCTGGTCCTCGCGGCGTCGCGTGCTCTCGATGCTCCTCGACGCCCAGGCCTGGCGCGAGCTGCTCCACGGCACGCTGATCACGCTGCCGCTGCGGATCTTCACCTTCGTCGTCCCGGTCAGCTGGCTCGCGGCCGGCCTCGGCGGCGTCACATGGTTCATCTGGGGCGTCTTCCTGCCGCGCGATGACTACAACGGGGTGGCCTGGCTGCTCGTGCACGGCGCCGGACTCGACCTCGGCTCGAACCGCTATCTCGCCGAAGCCGGCACCATGTTCGTCTCCGGAGTGATCCTGCTCCTCCTCGCCCCCGTGGTGACCCGTCTGTGTGCCCTCGCCGACGCGAGCGTGGCCCGCATCCTGATCGGCGGGCACTGGTCTGCTGCCGGCGACGGGAGTGACCGATGA
- a CDS encoding DNA glycosylase AlkZ-like family protein: protein MIHELSPREARRIAVRAQLLDAPRPTDLLEVARQLAVIQVDLTATVAPNADLVFWSRLGAAYSPDDLDEAVASQRLIEVQGMLRPGSDLELFRRAMQTWPGVGDVEPFRQSMAEWVEDNEICRQDILETLRADGPLPVRDLPDTTVRPWRSSGWNNNRNVRMLIEMMEARGDVAVAGREGRDRLWDLAERIYPDGPSLPVDEALAIRAQRRLAGLGIAREKTTETPGEPNSVGPVGEEAVIDGVRGRWRVDPEQLARLGEPFAGRTVLISPLDRLIFDRKRMVDLFAFDYQLEMYKPVAKRRWGYFALPVLRGDHFVGKVDATADHEHGTLRVDAVHDDVGLSRTARAEVDAEITALARWLGLDVLFSR, encoded by the coding sequence ATGATTCACGAGTTGTCCCCGCGCGAGGCGCGTCGCATCGCCGTCCGCGCCCAACTGCTGGATGCCCCTCGCCCGACGGACCTGCTCGAGGTGGCCCGGCAGCTCGCCGTGATCCAGGTGGACCTGACGGCGACCGTGGCGCCCAACGCCGACCTGGTGTTCTGGAGCAGGCTAGGTGCCGCCTACTCCCCTGACGATCTGGATGAGGCGGTGGCGAGCCAGCGGTTGATCGAGGTCCAGGGCATGTTGCGCCCCGGGTCAGACCTCGAGTTGTTCCGCCGGGCGATGCAGACCTGGCCAGGGGTGGGTGACGTCGAGCCGTTTCGGCAGAGCATGGCCGAGTGGGTCGAGGACAACGAGATCTGCCGTCAGGACATCCTGGAGACGCTGCGGGCGGATGGCCCGCTGCCGGTTCGCGATCTGCCCGACACGACGGTGCGTCCCTGGCGCTCCAGCGGGTGGAACAACAACCGCAATGTGCGGATGCTGATCGAGATGATGGAGGCACGCGGCGATGTGGCTGTGGCCGGGCGAGAAGGACGTGACCGGCTGTGGGACCTGGCAGAGCGGATCTATCCCGACGGTCCGAGCCTCCCCGTCGACGAGGCCCTCGCGATCCGCGCCCAGCGCCGTCTCGCAGGGCTCGGCATCGCCCGGGAGAAAACCACCGAGACGCCCGGGGAGCCCAACTCGGTCGGACCCGTCGGCGAGGAAGCCGTGATCGACGGGGTCCGCGGTCGCTGGCGCGTCGACCCTGAGCAGTTGGCGCGTCTCGGTGAGCCCTTCGCGGGACGGACGGTCCTGATCTCTCCGCTGGACCGGCTGATCTTCGATCGCAAGCGGATGGTCGATCTGTTCGCCTTCGACTATCAGCTCGAGATGTACAAGCCCGTGGCCAAGCGTCGCTGGGGCTATTTCGCCCTGCCGGTCCTGCGCGGTGACCACTTCGTCGGCAAGGTGGACGCCACCGCGGATCACGAGCACGGGACGCTGCGGGTCGATGCGGTGCACGACGACGTCGGCCTGAGCCGGACGGCCCGAGCCGAGGTTGATGCGGAGATCACGGCCCTGGCCCGTTGGCTCGGACTGGACGTCTTGTTTTCACGATAA
- the fdxA gene encoding ferredoxin: MTYVIAQPCIDIVDRACVDECPVDCIYEGERALYIHPDECVDCGACEPVCPVEAIYYEDDLPDEFAPYLQDNADFFEQALPGRDEPLVSPGGAAKLGALGVDTPLVAGNPPQGY, encoded by the coding sequence GTGACCTATGTGATCGCCCAGCCGTGCATCGACATCGTGGATCGTGCCTGCGTCGATGAGTGCCCCGTGGACTGCATCTACGAGGGCGAGCGGGCCCTCTATATCCATCCGGACGAGTGCGTCGACTGTGGCGCCTGCGAGCCCGTGTGCCCCGTGGAGGCGATCTACTACGAGGACGACCTGCCGGACGAGTTCGCGCCCTATCTGCAGGACAACGCCGACTTCTTCGAGCAGGCCCTGCCGGGACGGGACGAGCCCCTGGTCTCTCCCGGTGGTGCGGCCAAACTGGGCGCACTGGGCGTCGACACCCCGCTCGTGGCTGGCAATCCACCGCAGGGATACTGA
- a CDS encoding helix-turn-helix transcriptional regulator, translating into MLGPNVTGSGTGSRSRAGQRRADLLAAIAQAPAGLGIKALAEATGIHENTVRFHLDRLLDEGLVERRAGTSTGPGRPPLTFVARQERPGRDNYELIAQVLSDSLNSSAPDPARAAREAGRQWGRSRIRDGERGRTPAGGVARGRGGDAVLERLTHLLREAGFAPELVSEDAGTTVRVHRCPFLSLSQDDQAVPCGVHLGLMEGALEAQGSTLQVTRLEPFVTPSLCVAHLEGATGG; encoded by the coding sequence ATGCTTGGGCCCAACGTCACCGGTTCCGGGACGGGGTCGCGCTCGCGTGCAGGCCAGCGGCGCGCCGACCTGCTGGCAGCCATCGCGCAAGCCCCTGCAGGGTTGGGGATCAAGGCCCTGGCGGAGGCCACCGGCATCCACGAGAACACTGTGCGATTCCACCTGGACCGGCTCCTGGACGAGGGGCTCGTCGAGCGTCGCGCCGGCACGTCCACTGGCCCCGGCCGACCACCGCTCACTTTTGTGGCGCGGCAGGAGAGGCCAGGCCGGGACAACTACGAGCTGATCGCGCAGGTCCTGAGCGACTCCCTGAACAGCTCGGCACCGGACCCGGCCCGAGCAGCCCGCGAGGCAGGGCGGCAATGGGGTCGCTCCCGGATCCGTGACGGGGAGCGGGGCCGCACGCCAGCGGGAGGAGTCGCCAGGGGGCGCGGGGGCGATGCCGTGCTGGAGCGGCTCACCCACCTGCTGCGGGAGGCGGGCTTTGCGCCCGAGTTGGTGTCGGAGGATGCGGGGACGACCGTGCGGGTCCACCGCTGCCCGTTCCTGTCGCTCTCGCAGGACGACCAGGCGGTGCCGTGCGGCGTGCACCTCGGCCTGATGGAGGGGGCGCTGGAGGCGCAGGGCTCCACACTGCAGGTGACGCGACTGGAGCCGTTCGTGACGCCGTCACTGTGTGTCGCTCACCTTGAGGGCGCCACCGGAGGCTGA
- a CDS encoding class I SAM-dependent DNA methyltransferase, with protein MDLTRLDHLTQDDLWDARAASAYDTPGRGMEAPEVLGPTVDRLAELAGDGAALEFAVGTGRVAIPLAERGVSVTGIELSAPMIGRLREKVGEQTLPVVHGDMATTRVEGEFSLVYLVFNTISNLLTQDEQVACFRNAAAHLRPGGCFVVELWVPDLTGSAGRESARVGVAQDGYVLVDVLDPVTQRLTSHHFRFDQDEDRRAATVSRTPHRYVWPAELDLMAQLAGLHLESRHADWAGGEFLADSGSHVSVYRR; from the coding sequence ATGGACCTCACGAGACTGGACCACCTGACGCAGGACGACTTGTGGGACGCCCGGGCTGCCTCGGCATACGACACCCCGGGCCGGGGCATGGAGGCCCCCGAGGTGCTCGGGCCCACTGTCGACCGACTGGCCGAGCTGGCCGGTGACGGGGCGGCCCTGGAGTTTGCCGTCGGCACCGGTCGGGTCGCGATCCCGTTGGCCGAGCGTGGAGTGTCGGTGACGGGGATCGAGTTGTCCGCCCCGATGATCGGGCGGCTGCGCGAGAAGGTCGGTGAGCAGACGTTGCCCGTGGTGCACGGGGACATGGCGACCACCCGGGTGGAGGGCGAGTTCTCCCTCGTCTACCTGGTCTTCAACACCATTAGCAACCTGCTCACGCAAGACGAGCAGGTCGCCTGCTTCCGCAATGCTGCGGCGCACCTGCGACCCGGCGGCTGCTTCGTGGTGGAGCTGTGGGTGCCGGACCTGACGGGCTCGGCCGGTCGGGAGTCGGCGCGGGTCGGCGTGGCGCAGGACGGCTATGTCCTAGTGGACGTGCTTGACCCGGTCACGCAGCGCCTGACCTCACACCACTTCCGGTTCGACCAGGACGAGGATCGCCGGGCCGCCACCGTCAGCCGCACGCCGCACCGTTATGTCTGGCCTGCCGAACTCGACCTGATGGCACAACTTGCCGGGCTGCACCTGGAGTCGCGGCATGCGGACTGGGCGGGTGGGGAGTTCTTGGCCGACTCCGGCTCGCACGTCTCGGTCTATCGCCGCTGA
- a CDS encoding GNAT family N-acetyltransferase yields the protein MTTWETHPVTEDRFEDFADIVNPNRRENHCWCLSHRLPAPEIRELSGGGTRQDAMRCLTRREHAPGVVTYRDGLPVGWCSISPRTEIPIMMASKKYQALDDVPVWSIICVVVRGGHRRQGVTGHMLQGAVAYAEAQGAPAIEAYPVDPPKRMDLTMAFVGTKAMFERAGFEQIGVTDAVASKMPRLVMHRDLRAVA from the coding sequence ATGACCACGTGGGAGACGCATCCAGTGACCGAGGACCGTTTCGAGGACTTTGCGGACATCGTCAACCCCAACCGGCGCGAGAACCACTGCTGGTGCCTGTCCCACCGCCTGCCTGCGCCCGAGATCCGGGAGCTCAGCGGCGGCGGCACTCGGCAGGATGCGATGCGGTGTCTCACGCGTCGCGAGCACGCCCCGGGAGTGGTGACCTACCGCGACGGTCTGCCGGTCGGCTGGTGCAGCATCAGCCCGCGCACCGAGATCCCGATCATGATGGCCTCGAAGAAATACCAGGCCCTGGACGACGTGCCGGTCTGGAGCATCATCTGCGTGGTCGTGCGCGGCGGCCACCGGCGGCAGGGCGTCACGGGGCACATGCTCCAGGGCGCGGTGGCGTATGCCGAGGCGCAGGGGGCGCCCGCCATCGAGGCTTACCCGGTGGACCCGCCGAAGCGGATGGACCTCACCATGGCCTTCGTCGGCACCAAGGCGATGTTCGAGCGGGCGGGATTCGAGCAGATCGGGGTCACCGATGCGGTGGCCAGCAAGATGCCCCGGCTCGTCATGCACCGAGATCTGCGAGCCGTCGCCTAA